From Syntrophorhabdales bacterium, a single genomic window includes:
- a CDS encoding acetate--CoA ligase family protein, producing the protein MRQLFYPRSLVITGVSSSPANLAKQIVDNLDSAGYAGQIYCVGRRAGTLNQRPIFESLSAIDATPDLAVLLTPAETIPAALEECGRKGVRSVVIETGGFTEFRAERVALEKEILEMATRWGITFMGPNCVGIINTDNGLVMPFYPVEAADMAKGGASFISQSGGLVHDFLKRCSYEKLRCGKLLSIGNKLMLDENDFLEFLITDPVTHSIGIYLESVTDGRRLMELGRLSQKPIVVLKGNRSHASRQIAQFHTAALAGDERVLEAALGQSGLHRVSTLSEMISLLKIFTLPLLKERNLLLITRSGGQAVLLADAAALRGFNLAPLPSTLANFVRQKVKAGVIRPTNPVDLGDVFDIRSYAEMVELSLKDQRIDGVLLFHYFPVEEKELTEALFRETADLSRAYQKPVVVCVLPGRREMLTFDPEPYFPVYEDADQALDALAVSLRHCENMQKRMRTRSLEHVTQKKQQRHSTNEIAPVSEIMPADETFALLKAAGLAAADYAIVSRVDEAQAAADRIGYPVALKIVSPVVLHKTEKAGVKLNLGDAASLEAAFGHMKADRYLVQRMVGGCETIIGAKRDPQFGPVVLFGMGGMLVELFDDVAVRVAPLDEATAAEMVDEIKGSVLLGGYRGSPALDKKAVVDALLCVSRLLFEDPSIINVDVNPLVVLERGKGAVLVDAKIERLVSPAD; encoded by the coding sequence TTGCGACAGCTTTTTTATCCCCGAAGCCTGGTGATAACAGGTGTATCATCTTCTCCTGCCAATCTCGCGAAGCAGATAGTCGACAATCTCGACAGCGCAGGATACGCCGGTCAAATCTATTGCGTAGGCAGGCGCGCGGGCACATTGAACCAGAGACCGATCTTCGAGAGCCTCAGTGCGATTGACGCAACTCCTGACCTCGCTGTGCTCCTTACCCCTGCTGAAACAATACCGGCGGCCCTGGAGGAGTGCGGCAGGAAAGGTGTAAGGAGCGTTGTCATAGAAACAGGCGGTTTTACGGAATTCAGAGCAGAACGGGTGGCATTAGAAAAAGAGATCCTGGAGATGGCGACCAGATGGGGCATCACCTTCATGGGCCCGAACTGTGTCGGCATAATCAACACCGATAATGGCCTGGTGATGCCGTTTTATCCTGTTGAAGCGGCTGACATGGCGAAGGGTGGTGCCTCGTTCATTTCCCAGAGCGGCGGGCTCGTCCACGACTTTCTAAAGCGATGCAGTTACGAGAAGCTGCGCTGCGGAAAACTTTTGAGCATCGGTAATAAATTGATGCTTGATGAAAATGATTTCCTGGAATTCCTTATCACCGATCCCGTCACTCACAGTATTGGCATCTACCTGGAGAGTGTGACTGACGGCCGGCGGCTGATGGAGCTTGGCCGCTTATCCCAAAAACCGATTGTCGTGCTCAAAGGAAACAGGAGCCACGCAAGCCGGCAAATAGCGCAGTTCCACACGGCAGCGCTTGCGGGTGATGAGCGCGTGCTGGAGGCCGCACTCGGGCAGAGCGGTCTACACCGGGTGAGCACTCTGTCCGAAATGATAAGTCTCTTGAAGATATTCACGCTGCCGCTTCTCAAGGAAAGAAACCTGCTGCTTATCACTCGCTCAGGGGGACAAGCAGTATTGTTGGCTGACGCTGCCGCTCTCAGAGGATTCAACCTTGCCCCGCTTCCTTCGACCCTCGCAAATTTTGTACGTCAAAAGGTAAAGGCGGGAGTAATACGACCTACCAACCCTGTAGATCTGGGGGACGTTTTCGACATCCGTTCATACGCCGAGATGGTAGAACTGTCGCTGAAAGACCAAAGGATCGATGGCGTTCTCCTTTTCCACTACTTCCCCGTTGAGGAGAAGGAACTCACCGAAGCGCTCTTCCGGGAAACAGCCGACCTGTCGCGCGCGTATCAGAAACCGGTGGTCGTCTGCGTGCTTCCCGGAAGGAGAGAGATGCTTACGTTCGATCCTGAGCCCTACTTTCCTGTATATGAGGATGCGGATCAGGCTCTGGACGCGCTGGCTGTCTCGCTGCGCCACTGCGAAAATATGCAGAAGAGAATGCGTACACGGTCCCTTGAACATGTCACGCAGAAGAAACAACAGCGACACTCTACAAACGAGATCGCACCGGTATCCGAGATCATGCCTGCAGACGAGACCTTTGCTCTCCTTAAAGCCGCCGGGTTGGCGGCTGCAGACTACGCTATCGTCTCGCGAGTCGACGAAGCGCAGGCCGCGGCAGACAGAATAGGCTACCCCGTAGCCTTGAAAATCGTCTCCCCCGTTGTGCTGCACAAGACAGAGAAAGCAGGGGTGAAACTGAATCTCGGTGATGCTGCGTCTCTTGAGGCTGCTTTCGGGCACATGAAGGCAGACCGGTATCTTGTCCAGCGCATGGTTGGCGGGTGCGAGACCATCATCGGGGCAAAGAGGGACCCGCAGTTCGGGCCTGTTGTCCTTTTCGGCATGGGCGGGATGCTCGTGGAACTCTTTGATGATGTGGCGGTTCGCGTTGCTCCTCTGGATGAGGCCACGGCCGCGGAAATGGTGGATGAGATAAAGGGTTCAGTTCTTCTGGGCGGCTACCGCGGAAGCCCCGCCCTCGATAAGAAGGCCGTAGTGGATGCCCTCTTATGCGTGTCGCGCCTTCTCTTCGAAGATCCCTCGATTATCAACGTGGATGTGAATCCACTGGTTGTTCTTGAACGCGGAAAAGGTGCAGTTCTGGTGGATGCCAAAATAGAGCGCCTGGTATCGCCCGCAGACTAA